The Natribaculum luteum genome contains the following window.
GGACCCCGGGATCGCGGAGGGATTCAAGTTCATCGTGATGACGAACACGATGTTCCTCCTGCTGCCGAGCTTCCTGACGGCGTTTACCGTCGTCGCGAGCATCGAACACGGTGCTCGCCAGCACGGCGGTGACGGCTACTTCTCGTGGCTGAAGTCGCTCCCGTGGCGCGAACCTGCCTTCACCGGGATGGCGCTTGCGGGACTGATGTTCGCCGCCGGTGGCTTCTCCGGCATGATCAACGCCGGGATGAACATCAACTACCTCGTGCACAACACGCTGTGGGTCCCCGGTCACTTCCACCTCACTGTCGGGACCGCAGTCGCGCTGACGTTCATGGCCGGCTCCTACTGGCTGATCCCGCAGATGACCGGTCGAAAGCTCGCGAGTAAACCGATCGCGCTCCTCCAGGTCGTGCTCTGGTTCGTCGGCATGACGTTCATGGCAAACAGCATGCACCGGAGCGGGCTGATCGGCATCCCACGTCGGACGGCCGAGCCACAGTACCAGGGCTTCGAGTTCGAGGCGGCACTCGGTTCCGTCGGTGAACTCAACGCCCAGCTCGCGATCGGCGCGACGCTGTTGTTCCTCTCGCTTACGCTGTTCCTCTGGAACATGCTCATCACGGCGTTCAACAAGTCCGCCGAGTCGCCCGGGGAGAACGTCATCCCCACGCCGCTGTCCGGTCCCGACGACTCGCCGGCAGTCCTCGACAACATGAAGCTGTGGACGGCGATCGCTGTCGTGCTCGTCATCCTCGCGTACACGCTTCCGCTCGCCAGCATCATCTCGCGCGGTGGTCTGCTCGGTCCGGGTGGCGACGCGTTCCCGGTCAGCATCGACTACCTCACGCTGTTCGCGCAGGTCGCACTCGAGTCCGCCGCTGGACTCGTCTAGGGGCTCCTCCTCTCGGGGGACGTGTCCCATTTTCTGGACGACGAGTCGCTGAGCCGCCCGTTCCCACGGACTGGGAATCGGAGGGCGATATAGGTTTCCTGGCTTCGTTTTCACGCCTGACTACGATGATCATCACGCCACTCGACCCTGCCACTGTCCGGGAGGTGACGAACTGATGCGTATCTCTCGTAGCGGCTTGCTCATCCTGATCGGGATCTTGATTCCGGTCATCGTCGAGCTTCGGACGCTTTTTGACATGCTCGGCATCGAAATATCTGTGGCGGGAACGCTCCTGATCGGCGTTCTGGCGATCGGCGTGATCGTGTTCTGGGCGACGCTCCCCGAGTCGGACGACTCTGACGCAGCCTGACCTTGCTTGTCTCTTTCTCTCGAATCGCGAGGACCTTTCTCATACGGACCGCTGTCCATCCGTCCCGCAGCGACCGCGTCCCGTCGGGCGGTCGCTGTGGAAACGAGGGACAGCAGACCGTATCACTCGTGCTGTGCCGTCGACTCGCAGGCCTGCTGTACCGATGTACCGGTGCAACCGCGACCGCCCTGTGGTTGCGCCGGAACTGACGTACAGCGGGAGTCCGTATCACGCGAGCGTCCGGACGCCTAACGCCGTCATCGATCCGCCACCGATGAAGACTGGCATCCAGTAGATCGCTGCACGGAAGATGAGGACGGCCGCGGTGACGACGGACGCCGGTACTCCGGTCGTCGGAACGAGGAGTGCGACGAATGCGGCTTCGATCCCACCGAGACCGCCCGGAAGCGGGGCCGCACCGGCGAGGTTCCCGAGCGGGATGACGAACAACACGACGTACAGCGGGATGGTGTGGCCGACCGCGGCGAACGCGGCCAGGAGTGCGGCCCCCTGAAAGAGCCACCCGAGCAGCGACAACCCGAGCGTCGAGACGAGTCGACGGCGGTTGACCGCTACCCGCTCGACGTGGCCGAAAAAGCGGTGCATGCGGTCGGCGATCGTCTGCTCGGTGATCGCTTCCGTCGTGAAGCGAGCCAGCCGAAACCGTCCGGCAGTCCTCGAGATCACGCCGGCCGTCCGGTCTACGAACCTGTGGCGGTACCGCCACGTGAGCAGCAGTACGGCGGCGACCGAGACGACCACCACGATCGCGGAGCCAACGGCCGTCTGCAGTCGGTCGCCGAGCGTAAAGTGGGCCGCGTAGTAGCCGACGCCGACCAGTACCAGCGAAACTGACGGGACGACGTTGAGCACGTCGAGGCTCGCGATCCCGACGAGCCCGGTTTCGTACCGTGCCCTCGAGGTTCGCGAGATGAGCAAGGCTGCGACCGGCTCACCGCCGGCCTGGCCGAACGGCGTCACGTTGTTCGCGAAGACGACCGCAGCGTAGATGAAAAACGACTTGCCGGCCGGGACGTCTACCTCGAGAGTCCCGAGAATGACCCACAGCATGAGACTCCAGGCGGCGAGCCAGGCCAGGCCGAAGACGAACGTCACGGCGACCAGCGACGGCGTCGCCGTGAACAGTACCTCGAGAACACGGCGACCGCCGACCAGAAAGAACAACACTGCGAAGATGGCGATCGTGCCGGCCACGCTCGCGGCGAGAATGCGCCAGTTTCGCCCGTCCATTCAGGTCGTAGCCACGTAGCCTGCGGTGAAAGGCGTTCCCGTTGCACTCGAGATTCGAATTCTCGTACCCGAATCCGAACCCGCCGCAGTCTCGAGCGTGCCGCGGGCGTATTCGTTCCGATCGATTTATCAGTGATAGTTCGGTATCACCGACGATGGATAGTCAGGGCCCGTCTAACGTCCTCTTCGTCGTGCTCGATACGGTCCGAAAGGACCATCTGACGCCCTACGGGTACGACCGGCCGACGACGCCGTCACTGGAATCGTTTGCCGCGGAAGCGACCGTCTTCGAGTCGGCCGTCGCGCCGGCACCGTGGACGTTGCCGGTGCACGCGTCGATGTTCACCGGGCTCTATCCCTCCCAGCACGGGGCCGACCAGGGGAGTCCGTACCTCGACGACGCTGGGACGCTCGCGTCGGTCCTGTCGGCAGCCGGCTACGACACGGCGTGTTACTCCTCGAACGCGTGGATCACGCCGTACACGAATCTCACCCGCGGATTCGACGACCACGACACGTTCTTCGAGGTCATGCCCGGCGACTTCCTCTCGGGTCCGCTCTCGAGGGCGTGGCAACTCGTCAACGACAACGAGTCCCTTCGGAACCTGGCCTCCCGGGTCGTCCGGATCGGAGCGAAAGCACACGCTCGACTCGCCAGCGACGACGGTGCGGATTCGAAGACGCCGGCCGTCGTCGACCGGACGAAGTCGTTCATCGAGGGAAGCCAGAGTGACGACGGCTGGTTCGCGTTCGTCAACCTGATGGACGCCCACCTGCCGTATCACCCGCCCGAGGAGTACCGATCCCGGTTCGCACCCGACGTCGACCCATCGGACGTCTGCCAGAACTCGAAAGAGTACAACTCCGGCGCTCGCGAAATCGACGACGACGAGTGGGCGGACATACGCGGACTCTACGACGCCG
Protein-coding sequences here:
- a CDS encoding CbaC protein; this encodes MRISRSGLLILIGILIPVIVELRTLFDMLGIEISVAGTLLIGVLAIGVIVFWATLPESDDSDAA
- a CDS encoding b(o/a)3-type cytochrome-c oxidase subunit 1, giving the protein MGAYIDHFPREAKLIRSAFYTSFIMLALGGIFGVIQTLHRTDVVRFIDSADYYTVLTAHGVFMVIAFTIFFLVGMFTWAVTTSLERPLEDMSFSWLWFLMMTVGAVITGVTILLGFVESVDVSADVLFTFYAPLQAHPLFYIGLVLFVIGTWLAGADWFRSWWAWKRENPDERIPLPTFMVLTTMIMWYIATLAIAVSILGFLLPWSLGIFDHVNPLLTRTLFWFFGHPIVYFWLMPAYMMWYLLLPKFAGGRLFSDPLARVVFILFLLLSTPVGIHHQYMDPGIAEGFKFIVMTNTMFLLLPSFLTAFTVVASIEHGARQHGGDGYFSWLKSLPWREPAFTGMALAGLMFAAGGFSGMINAGMNINYLVHNTLWVPGHFHLTVGTAVALTFMAGSYWLIPQMTGRKLASKPIALLQVVLWFVGMTFMANSMHRSGLIGIPRRTAEPQYQGFEFEAALGSVGELNAQLAIGATLLFLSLTLFLWNMLITAFNKSAESPGENVIPTPLSGPDDSPAVLDNMKLWTAIAVVLVILAYTLPLASIISRGGLLGPGGDAFPVSIDYLTLFAQVALESAAGLV
- a CDS encoding lysylphosphatidylglycerol synthase transmembrane domain-containing protein yields the protein MDGRNWRILAASVAGTIAIFAVLFFLVGGRRVLEVLFTATPSLVAVTFVFGLAWLAAWSLMLWVILGTLEVDVPAGKSFFIYAAVVFANNVTPFGQAGGEPVAALLISRTSRARYETGLVGIASLDVLNVVPSVSLVLVGVGYYAAHFTLGDRLQTAVGSAIVVVVSVAAVLLLTWRYRHRFVDRTAGVISRTAGRFRLARFTTEAITEQTIADRMHRFFGHVERVAVNRRRLVSTLGLSLLGWLFQGAALLAAFAAVGHTIPLYVVLFVIPLGNLAGAAPLPGGLGGIEAAFVALLVPTTGVPASVVTAAVLIFRAAIYWMPVFIGGGSMTALGVRTLA